The Bacteroidia bacterium sequence AATACAGTGTTTATATTGTAGGTGGAATAATTCTTTTCTTCGCTTTGTTGGGTGGAACATTATTGGATTTTACCACGGCCAGAGATGCACAATTACCGGAATGGCTCGCCAAAACCATCGTAGAAGACCGCGCCTCAATGCTTAGCAGGGATGCATGGCGGGCTTTGTTTTTTGTAGTTGCGGCTGCTGCGGCTGCCTGGGCTTACATCGCAGATAAGCTCAATATGAAAATGGCTTTTGCGGCCATCGGACTGCTGGCAACCGTGGATCTGTGGATGGTAGATAAGCGATATTTCAGTGATGATGATTTCATTACCGAAAGGAAGCAAACGCAGGAATTTACCAAAACTGCGGCTGATGAGCGCATTCTACAGGACGACAGCAAGCATTACCGTGTGCTGAATCTTACCACCAGCCCCTTCAACGATGCCGTTACTTCCTACTGGCACAACAGTGTGGGTGGATATCATGGCGCAAAATTGCTGCGGTACCAGGAGTTTATTGAGCGGGCCATCTCTCCGGATATTCAAAAAATTAATGAATCCGGATTTCAAAATACCAGTGCGTTGAATATGCTTAACACCAAGTATATCATCACCGGCCAAACTGCCGAAGGCGTGGTTCAGAATAATAATACGCTTGGCGCAGCCTGGTACGTTGACGACTTGATTTGGGCTGAGAATGCGGATGAAGAAATAGCTGCAATTCAAACAATTGACCCTGCCAATACAGCCGTTATTGACAAGCGATTTAATAATGTGGTGGACCAGGGTTTTGATCCGGAACCGGGCCCAACCTCAAACATCAACCTTGAAACGTACCATCACAATTACATTAAGTATACAAGCAACAACACGGCTCCCCAGTTTGCGGTATTCTCGGAGGTATATTACAACAGCGATATTGGGTGGCAGGCTTATTTAAATGGCGAAAAAGTACCGCATGCCCGTGTTAATTACATCTTGCGTGGCATGACCATTCCTGCCGGAGAGCACACCATCGAATTTAAATTCGAGCCCCAAACTGTGGAGATAGCGGGCAACGTTGCGATGGCTTCCTCCATAGCCCTGTTGCTTTTCCTCCTGGTGGGAATCGGGATTGAATTTAAAAAAGCGAAAACATAAGGTCTGCAACTTCAGTATTGTAGCTCATCGGTTTTTTTACAGCCCGGGATTTTCGTTTTTTTAACTGAATATTAAAACAATGATAGAAGATTTATTTTTATCTTAAATTAATATTCATCATTAACATATTAAGAATGCTTGAAGTCCGATTTTCTAAAAATGTAAGCCAGGGAGGAGAATTTTTCGGTTTCCAGCATTCCACTCAAAGTTGAAACAGAACCGTTCAAAATAGCCCTGGCCGCACCGAGTTTTGTTCCCAGGTAGCGTTCGCTCAGCATTGAGATATAAAAGGCATCCATTGGCATTGGCTGAATTGAAGAAAGCGAGAATCCATGTTTCTCCATCAGCTTCTGGATGGATGACGGATTAAAGTGATAAATATGGCGGGGAACATCCAGAGCCGCCCAATAATCGCCATAAATTTTAGCGTTTGAAGAAGAAGAATTAGGAACGGCAATTAAAACAAAACCATCATTTTTTAGTAATTTATAAATATTCTCAATGGCTTCATTTACATCATGAATATGTTCCAGCACATGCCAAAGCGTAATTGCATCATATAATTGCTTTGACACTTCCGGCTGCTCCACTTCTTCGAAAACGCTGAGGCCAAAAGTATCTTTCGCATGTTTTCGTGCATCTGCCACAGGCTCTACACCAACCGTTTTCCAGCCGCTCTCCTTGCATTTGTTGAGAAACTCTCCCGTTCCACAACCAATATCCAAAATAGTGGTATTTGAAGATTGCTTATCCGCCAGGTTTGATGCGATCACTTTTTGCTTTCTCCACAGTAAAAAGACTCTTACCATTTTATAAAGATTACCGATCAATCCTCCGTCATCAGGAGAATGAGGCATATAATTCTCGGACATGTAGTACGGCCCTATCGCGTCTTTGGCGGGCCGTGGGTTGGTGAGCAGCAGGCCGCATGACAAGCACTCTTCAACAGTATAGGTTTCACCGCTCACCACATGATCCCTGGCTTTATATTTTTGCCTGAAATCCTTCCCGTCACAAACAGGGCAGATATTCACTGTTTCCATCATCGTCATATTCTTTAATGTCTGGTCTTCTTAATTTATGTGCGCATAGCTAAGAGGAAACCGGGCTGGCGGTGTTAATTGAATTTTCAAAAAACTGGCGGCTTACCACTGATTTTCTTTAAAGCTTCTTCCTCCGTTCGGTGCGCCCGGCAAAGTAGGGCAAAAGTTTCTTTATCTCAAAATTTTGGCGGCTCTCGTGTTCTTGTGCCTATCAAAAGTTTACCAGGGAAAAAAGGCCATATCACAAACTCCTGCACCAACAGAATATTTCAAATCCCGAAGAATGGGAGATATTTGCACGGCCATAGCCGCCATGGAATACCGGGATTTCGCCTGCCGCAAAGCAGCCAATTTGTTGAATCCGGCATTTCAGCGTGGATAATGATCAAAGCATTAAACCAAATTTGATTCGATTTTTTGAGAATAACTGGAATTGAATTAAACAATGAATCCAGACCTTTCCGGTCATTTTAAAATTATTATTTAAGAAAATGAAAGTTTCTGATACACTTACCACAGTAAATGAGCTTGTTTTACCGAATGATACCAATCCGCTCGGAAACCTGATGGGCGGGCGCCTGCTGCACTGGATGGATATTGCTGCCGCCATTTCTGCCCAAAAACTGGCAAGGAATATTTGCGTTACGGCTGCGGTCAATAATGTTTCCTTCAGCCAGCCTATTAAGCTGGGCAATGTTGTAACGCTGGAAAGCAAGGTTGTCCGCACCTTTCATACCTCTATGGAAGTGCATATCCAGGTGTGGTCTCAGAATTTCAGTACCGGCACCAGCTATAAG is a genomic window containing:
- a CDS encoding class I SAM-dependent methyltransferase, encoding MMETVNICPVCDGKDFRQKYKARDHVVSGETYTVEECLSCGLLLTNPRPAKDAIGPYYMSENYMPHSPDDGGLIGNLYKMVRVFLLWRKQKVIASNLADKQSSNTTILDIGCGTGEFLNKCKESGWKTVGVEPVADARKHAKDTFGLSVFEEVEQPEVSKQLYDAITLWHVLEHIHDVNEAIENIYKLLKNDGFVLIAVPNSSSSNAKIYGDYWAALDVPRHIYHFNPSSIQKLMEKHGFSLSSIQPMPMDAFYISMLSERYLGTKLGAARAILNGSVSTLSGMLETEKFSSLAYIFRKSDFKHS
- a CDS encoding acyl-CoA thioesterase codes for the protein MKVSDTLTTVNELVLPNDTNPLGNLMGGRLLHWMDIAAAISAQKLARNICVTAAVNNVSFSQPIKLGNVVTLESKVVRTFHTSMEVHIQVWSQNFSTGTSYKCNEAYYTFVAISDIGRPLPVPEVEPETDEEKHLYAQAQIRRQLKLLMAGKISLDKAPELKATMHRWMEEGNMQIP